The Gossypium hirsutum isolate 1008001.06 chromosome A03, Gossypium_hirsutum_v2.1, whole genome shotgun sequence genome contains the following window.
ATctcaaaatatacatataaatctttgaaaaataaaaaaagtttggaCTCTATTTAAGCCCATCCACATGCGTAAGGAAGAAgcaatttttttagttttgttttcctttttcaacttaaaataatgaaaaaaaatcaaaccctagatgtgttttattttaaaaaaattgagcatTGACACTCCCCATCTTCACGTCACACTTTTCTTTTACTGTAACTTCACACGCCCATCACACAACAAAAAAAGAGCATTGCAAAGACTTAGCTTCCAGATCTGACTAAACTAGACCACCATTTTCTCCTTACTTTTTTTTCtcattctaaatattttattagatCCAATTGGAATCGAAGATTAAAACTCTATTGCTAAATTTTCTTTCACTCAATTCtatcttattttaaattaatttttagtgttgGTTGGATTTTGTGGGATTTGAATTAGTTAGATCTGAATTGgggtattttaaatttctttttcctcgATTGGTTAGGGagtttttctcaatggcaatgccATCGGGAAATGTAGTTTTATCTGATAAAATGCAGTTTGCTGCTCCTCCAGCTGCAGGAGCTGGCGGCGGCGGAGGTGGAGCTGCTGGAGGTGAGATCCACCAGCACCATCCTCGGCAATGGTTCCCCGATGAGCGTGATGGCTTCATCTATTGGTTGCGAGGGGAATTCGCTGCCGCCAATGCTATGATTGACTCTCTTTGTCAACATTTGCGTGAGGTTGGAGAAGTAGGGGAGTATGAAGCCGTGATTGCTTGCATTCAACAAAGGAGATCTAATTGGAACCCCGTGCTTCATATGCAGCAGTACTTTTCTGTTGCTGAGGTCTCCTACGCGCTTCAACAGGTCTCCTGGAGAAGGAGACAAAGGCCGTATGATCAAGGGAAACTTGGGGGAAAAGAGTACAAAAGATCTGGCTTTGAGTTTAAGGGGCATAGGTTAGAGGTGGCTAAAGAAATGCAGAATTCTGGCGTGGATAATGATGCGAATTTGACTGTTAACACAATTTCAGAAAGAAACGATAGGAAGACTGAGAAATGTGATGACAATAAATCGTGTGGGGAGAATAAAGTTTCAGCAGTCGCGGAGGATATAAAAGGTAACTTTTGGTTTATGTttctttctttatcttttttatttacgTTGTgtgaacattaaaattttcagttAATGTTGCCTTGTATTCTGTATctttttatgtttggtttttggtTTCTGATTGGGATGATTGAAAGTTGTATTTCTAAATGGGATTTTGGGTGTTGATTTTGCTGACTTATCAACTATTTCCTTGATTAAAAAGCTTGGTGTTGCCATATGCATGTTTCTTTCTTGGATTAGACATATTATCCCAAACAAGAAATtgtttatttaatgtttaaaacgAGCTTTCTTATTTGGAAATTGCTATCAGATTCTCAATTTCCCGCTTTGACCTTAATATGTATATACCTACCTAATTGAAAGTTGCACTATTTGTTTGCAAGTGGATTTATAAAGGCAGGTACTTTTTACATCTGAGAGTGGCATAGTGGGAGATGGGTGAAAACAAAATAAGAGGCATGCATTTAATAGCTAGTCTGTGCTCTGTTTtgtgtttgtgtgtgtgtttattgaaataatatattcTTGTGGTAAATGATACCATGAAATGTATGGTTAGTAACTTAGTACTTGGATATAATAAGTTATTTCTATGTTCAATATAAACCAAAAACTAATTGAATGGCATAGGTTAAAAACCTCATCAACTCCTTGCTGTTCTAGAAAAAATCATACCTACACCCACTTGAGAGATgggtgaaagaaaaataagagatgTGCATTTGATAACTATTCCGCGCTTTGTTGTTTTTCTTTCATATGGTTTATTATGGTAAATGATAATGTGATATGCATAATTAGTAACTTTGTACATGGATATAATAAGATATTTTTATGCCTAATATAAACCCGAAGTTAGAATAGGATAAATTAAAACCACATCAATCCTCTCTTTTCAAGAAAAATCAAACCTTACACCCACTTGACTTCACCCTCCAGGTAACACCTCTCCCTCCAATAGTGATCGACTATTTCCTAGTTGATATCCATGGCCAGCTCCCAAAAAAAGAACAACAGTTAGAAGAAAGGCCGGATTTGAAAATGGCCATCTCATACTtcaagaatctaatatgtttttCACCCAGATCCATTGGACCTCAGTCTAGAGCACCTTTTCTGGTAGAAAACTTCCATTTATATAGAAGTCACAAGATAAGGTTCATATAAAATTTGCTATTAGTTATATGTGCGCATGTCAGGGTGTACTTGATGCGATAAATAACTTAGAAGTTTCATATTGTGTAGAATATTTATTTGACATTCTTTTATCTTCAGAGGAATCCCAATAGGAACTTGACAAATTTCATTAGAAATGTGTTCTGGATGGGGTTTAATGTTACAGGTATCCCAATAGGCAGTCATTCTGGTTTAACTTTATGTTCCAGGTATTTTTTATTTGCCCTTAATGAAGGTTTTTTGGATACAATTTCAAGCTTTTCTTAGCCATAGCACATTGGATAATAATTAATGTTCAAAAGAAAATTAGTTGACACCCATTAATTGTAATTATGTATTGTTCTTGACAATCTATGTTCTGCGATTTACATTCCCTTGTTTGGGCTTTGAACCCAGATGCTGCTTCTAAGTCTCAAGCTGATAGCAGCTTAAAAAAGTCAGGGAGTTCGGTAGGAACTATACCTGGAAACACGGAACCTGGAACCGAGGAAGTAAATGGTGGCTGCACATCCAGCTGTAAAGGTACATCCTTTTACTCTGGTGATTTGTTGCTTTTTGCACTTAGAACGTCTTGAAAGTTGAAGCTGCACTATGTATGATATCAGTTGCTTTAGTTTTTATGTGCACCAGATTCCTTTGTTTTTGGGCATACACTTGAACTTACCCAAATTGATCTACTTAtctatttaaagaaaaaaatttcctCTGTTTCCTGTTTAGCTTGGAAAGTTGAGAATAAACTGGGTAGGGCATTTAGTTGTTGCACCTTTAGTGCAACTGCTGCACCATATGATGAACCAAGTCATTTTGATTGCTTTGAATAATTCCTTATGGTTTGACATTTAGTTCCACTATGTTTTGTTATATTAACATTCTTTCATCTATGATCTTTCAGTGAATGATTTACATTCTGCCCAAAATGAGAGTGAAAAGCAGAATCTGGCTAAAGGTCCAAAAACTTTTGTTGGTAATGAGATGTTTGATggaaaaatggtaattctgtGTAACTTTTATGATGATGCTTTGTGAAATTCTGGGGGGACTAATAGCAGGGGTGAAGCcagaaaatttctttttttttttttgggagggggggggaactaaattgtatatttttacaatagtaaaaaagCAATTTTACCATGTTAATAGCCTATATCATTacaaattttaaaggattaaatcaaatttttatcatttggggGTGCCtcggggggggggggggagaaaGTGCATTTACCATttactaaatagaaaattttccatttcagGGGTGGGGCGGAGCCCCTGCCAGCCCCCCTGGATTCGCCACTGACTCATAGCTTGTTTCTTTTTCCCCCCTATTCTGTTTCTACTTCTTATGggcaaatattttcttttaaggtCAATGTTGTTGATGGGCTTAAATTGTATGAGGAACTGTTGGATGAGAAGGAAGTTTCAGATCTTGTCTCATTGGTAAATGACTTGAGGGCTGCAGGGAAAAGGGGGCAGTTTCAAGGCAAGTTCCCttataatttccttttttttttttttttggttcagcTAGAAGGAAGTAATTCAATCCAAATTGTATTTGATCCTGGAAGCTTCTAGTTTTTTCCTTGCTTAACTGACTTTGTCTATTTAGCTTGGTAGAATTTTTAGCTGTTTTTCAGTTTGACGCGTACTTCAAATGCATGCTGCAATCAATGTCTTGGTTTTGAATATAAGTGACTGGAAAAGCATGGCTCATCCTTGTTTTAAGCAAATATAGTCagtgttgtcaaaggcagaaggTGCTAGAACCCTTATATTGCCTCAGGTGCAAGGCACATAAAATGTGTTAGCTTGCGTGAAGTAAAGCGCAATATGTTTATGTGTGAGTTTTTGCAAGTCTGTGTgtgcatattttatatataaagctTAATATATATAGTAAGCTCTAATGTGTGATCTAGTTTATCTACAGAacattcaatttttctattggTCAATATGCATGATTTCCTTATGGTCAATGTTTGTTGTTGAATGCTCAAACATTGTGAAACATAGAGAGCAATATTATCCCTTTCTTGCTAGTACATGTATATCAAATGAAAAGTAcagtgaaaaataaaagaaataaaagagaaatttaATCAGGCTGGATACTTTTTATGCTTACTGCCTTACAAAAAAAGCGCGCCTAGGCGCACCAAGCGTGTACCTGATCAAATGGTCCTCGCCTGGAAGGTTCTGAGGCTTTTTTGGTTGTATAATGCTAAGGCTCAAGGTGTAGGCGCGCCTAGGTGCACACCTTGACAACATTGGATCTGCCAACTTTTATGAATTTGTCAAAAGCTTGCGATTAAGTAGGACTAGATGGGGATTGGGTCAATGTTATGTTGTGTAGTTTAGTGATAATACAGCTAGCTTCCTTTCCGGTCCACTTTATAATTATATCTGGACGGTAAATCTAGTATgttgatttatttatatattttaatcttaACATTCTTGTAGTCAGCATGTTACAAATATTTTGATCAGGTAGAAATAGGGTGATTGTTTTAAGTTGGCTCCATCCTTGCTTTTAGGGTttctctattttgaatttttgactGTTTGAAATGAACTTAATTTTACCTGCCTGGGATGAATAAGATGAGTACATTGTTTATTTAAATGAAGAGACAAAAGGAGTTTAACAATTGGATGCTGTTTTAGTCTGGTAGTTTATTTTCTTGGATGCTGGATATTCTCAAGAATTGTATTGGTGCATTCAAATATCGGTAATAGCTGAACTATTTTGTGATCATTTACGAGAAGCAGGTCAGACATATGTGGCTTCAAAAAAACCCATGAAGGGACATGGCAGAGAGATGATTCAATTGGGCCTTCCAATTGCAGATGCACCTCTAGATGATGAAATTGCTGCAGGGACTTCCAAAGGCATGTTTCTATGATGACTCTTCTCCTTGATCCTTCCCCACAGTTCAAAACACGCAAATGCACACTTAAGTaatggaatatatatatttatttattttggtggATTACTTCCTTTTTAAGTTTATTGTGCTTTTAGCAGATCGGAGAATAGAAGCTATTCCTGCCTTGCTGCAAGATGCTATTGATCGATTGGTTGACTCGCAAGTTATGACTGCAAAACCAGACTCTTGCGTTATTGATGTCTACAATGAGGTAGGTAAAGATGTTCTGATGGTTTTGTATAGATTGAGCTGAACTTTGAAGCTAATGGTATGTATGgtgttctgtttcttttttttttttttctttctttctttcctagGGGGATCATTCAATGCCTCGTATGTGGCCACCTTGGTTTGGAAAGCCTATTTGTGTCATGTTCTTGACCGAGTGTGACATTACTTTTGGAAGGATGATAAGCGTTGATCATCCTGGGGACTTCAGAGGCTCTCTAAAGCTTTCTCTTGCACCTGGGTAAGTTTTTTTACTGTTTCTCTGGATCTCCCACATTCACAACTGTTTGATGCGCTTTCAAATTGGTGCATGTATAGAATTGAATAATATCTTTAGTTTTCTGGGTTACTAGctttgagcaatttaattattaagtaaatcctacaaaaaaaaaaaaatggaatattTCTTCTAGGGTATATAGTCCCGACTCCCTGTACTCTTGCAGCACTGATTCCTTAGAGTTGAATTGGATTCTTTTGTTTCATACTCTTTAAACTACCATGCAGATCTCTCCTTGTGATGCATGGAAAATCAGCTGATTTTGCCAAACATGCACTTCCCTCTGTCCGAAAGCAACGCATACTTATTACATTTACCAAATATCAACCAAAAAATCCATGTCTGACAACCCAAGGCTTCCTTCACCTTCGCTTTCTCAGTCTTCACAATGGGTTCCATCGCCTAGTAGATCACCCAACCATTTTCGCCTCTCTGCTGGCCCCAAGCATTATGCAGCAATACCAACCACTGGTGTAATGCCAGCCCCACCAATTCGACCACAAATTCCGCCTTCAAATGGTGTTCAACCATTATTTGTGTCTACTCCAGTTCCACCTGCAATTGCTTTTCCTGCTTCAGTTCCCATTCCTCCAGGTTCAACCGGGTGGCCGGCTGCTGCTCCAAGGCATCCTCCACCTCGTCTACCCATTCCTGGCACAGGAGTTTTTCTACCTCCTTCAGGCTCCAATTCAGCATCTCAACAGTCGTCAACAACTGCAACTGAACCCAACATTCCTGTGGAGACTTCCTCCCCACTGGAAAATGAGATTGAGTCAGGGAAAACCAATCAGCATGCAGCTTCTCCTGAAGTGGGGTTGGATAAAAAATCTCCAAAGCAGGACTGCAATGGAAGTGTAGATGGAAGTGAGAGTGGGAGAGCTATCGTGAAGGAAGAAGCACAATGTGCTGAGAATAGTGTCACGCAAAGCTGCTAATGCAgttgagagagagagaaagaaagaaaagcagTTAGGCTGCAAACTCCAATGAGTTAAAAGCAAATGTAAAGAGCGGCAACAGTCGAGACATTTGGCATTTGATACGACTAGGTGGGAGGGGGAGCAAAGGGGAGGGAGGAACTTCTCAGTTGTCTCTGCAATCCTTCATGTtgtcttttccatttcttttttgcTGTCTTAGTATATGAACACACTCACACTAGGTGGAAAACTCCATTCTTAATATAACTTTTGCTTCTTATTCATATCTATCTGCTTTACAATTTTCATACTCTGAGATGCCTTGCCAAAAATCTGCAATGCTGGAAACATGTAATAGCCCAATCACATACATCAAATACAAAAATCCATAGCTGCTTctttcttccttttattttttcgGAAGTACATTTTTGTTAGTCATGCATTAAAAggtaaagaaaaaaacaaaattgtgggtcataatatttaataaatcaaaatgcaCTATGCTTGGATTTAAGAGGTTTATGACAAAACATGTAGGTGTCAAGAAATGATTCAACCCAAAATCAATGAAGTTGGCTTGCTACTCATCCCTCCAtttctttttacttaataaattgaAGTAGTTTATGAAAATGGATTACAATGTTCCAAGGCAGTTTACAATTACATAGCAGAAGAAATTAGCTTGGAAGTGCTCCATTTATAGATTGCATAGCCAAAAACATCATAGAATTTGATATCAACATCGGTCTCAGTCATTTCAACTGACATGAAACCTTGTCCATcgtaatagaatttcattttttgtGGATTCCACCTGTTATTAACATCACCCCTCCACGCctttgatccacctccacttgttAAGAATTGAATCGAGCTACATTTTTTAGGGGGACAGGAATCAATTTGTGtgattcaaaatttacaaatacatatatatattacaatatcAAATAGTAGTACCTGTCAGTGTTGCTAATATAAAGGTCAACATGATATGCCTAGGAATTAAAAaggtttttaaagttaaattaacaaccaaacaactttttaacattaaatttatatatttttgtagatAATTAAATGAATACCTGAAGGATAGGAAGAAGATGAATGGCTAGCTCATGAGTGTTGCCATGGTGCCCAGCACTTTTGGTTGTATGCTGACCCACTACTATCTTCCATTTTGCTGTGGATTCTCTTAAACCCGATTCAAATTCCTATCcaattattccattttaattttttttcaagaattatattaaaatttattgatgCTTTGGAAAATACATTTCCAAGAAGAAAGTTACCAATAAAAGATTGTTAATGTAATGGAGTCTGGGTGAAATGCCTTTCCAGTCATAGACATGATCTTTTGGGTCAATGAAGTAGTTAGATACAAATGGAGTAGCGTCCACAAAGAAAATTTCTGCCATTTCTGCCAACAACAGAAAATgtaatataagtatatatattaataataataaaaataaaaggaaagaagaTAATATTAGGGTTTACGAGGTCCAGCAATAAGGATGAAAGATCTGAGGCAAAGCCATCTGGTATCCATCTTTCTAAGCATGGGACTTAATTGAGCCTCAACGTTACCCCTATAATCATGATTACCCAACACTGAAAACCAAACATCATTTCCTTCGATTAACATATTCTTCAAGTATAGAATTAATATAAGAAATCTATTAGAAAGGTATTACCAATGTACCATTGCTTTTGCAAGCTAGGAGCTGTATATATATCAGAAAAGGATTGATGAAAAGCTGGATCCTTCACTCCTCTCAATCCGTCGTCGTAAAAGTTATCTCCCGTCGAGATTATGAAATCCACCTCTATTTTTTCTCCAATGCTTCCCATCTGGatcaatattttatataattaccaatcaataaaatgatgtatttctcacctttttctttcatttatacAACAAAATTGTCTTGTGTTTtcatattaaacaataaaaagaaaacacaACTTTCTATCCAAGTTTTTAGTTTTAGTAActctgaaaaataaaataaaaaaagaacacatacatattttacgtggaaacccttacggaaaaaaaccacgggtagaggagaagaaaattcactatgtcaaattcgaatgattacaaaaagagtttcgactacatctatttataggttgaaaaaacctaattctaatcaaagtcaaatatattatgctaataaatgctaaatatattatactcataaatactaaatcttctagaaaaaagatatattttgtttaacttaacTTGCAAGCAacctcttagaatttgggtcacacaactctaacaatctccacattgacacgaattctcaatgaacaagtttttcacctcttccataaaaccccttaaggttttaacttcaacaatgaacaccaaccaaatctaagcaatgctcaaacttgcctataggaagtgacttagtcatcatatctgcaggattttcatgagtactaattttgctcacaacaatatcaccacaagcaataatatcacgaacaaaatgataccgaacatcaatatgttttgttctctcatgaaacgtttgatcttttgtaaggaagattgcactctgactatcacaaaatactgtattgatttgaaggtttTCATTGAGTTCATTAaaaagtcccttcaaccaaatagcttctttacaagcctcagtaatcgccatgtactcagcttcagtggtagacaaagtgactgtagtttgcaaagtggctttccaactgattgcacaacctccaattgtaaagacataacctgtgagagatcttcttctatcaaggtctccagcaaaatcagtaTCAACATACCTAATGACTCCATCTTTGGTTCTTCCAaattgtaagcaaacatcagtagcaCATCGTAAGTATCgtaaatccactgaactgctttccagtgttctttaccgggatttgccatgtatctgctaactacaCTGACTACATATGATAAACCTGGAAGTGAACAaaccataacatacatgagagatcctactgcactagagtatgaaaatgtgacatgtactcaatctcatcatctgattgtggagacaaagccgatgaaagtctgaaatgggctgctaaaggagtactaacaggcttagcactctatatattgaacctacaaagaactttctcaatgtaccccttttgacttaggtgcaatttacttacttttttatctctgagaatctctataccaagtattttctttgctggtcctaaatctttcatctcaaattcttcacttagttgggctttaacctttcttatctctcttttatcttttgctactatcaacatgtcatcaacataaagaagtagatacacaacaGAACCATCACTggttttcttaaagtaaacacaactgtcaaaactacttcttttgaaatcatgagaagtaataaaggaatcaaacctcttgtaccactgtcttggtgactgtttcaaaccgtaaagggacttttcagcaagcaaacatagtcatctttttctgagactataaaaccctctagttgttgcatgtaaatatcctcctcaagttctccatgcaaaaatgcagtttttacatctaactgctcaagctccaaatcatgtatggccacaataccaagcaaagctcgaatcgaactatgctgaacaactggggagaacacatctgtaaaGTCCACttctggaatttgactgtaaccctttgcaacaagccttactttatatctaggttcttcaactcctggagtcccttctttctttttaaacacccatttacaacgaacaacctttttacctttaagaagtttcacaagatctcatgttctatttttgtggagtgattccatctcctcttgcatagcaaacatccacttttctgagtcttcgtAGCTAACCGTCtcaaaataattagatggctcttgattcgcatctacaTCTTCagtcacatttaaagcataagcagcTAGATTagcctcgacatacttctttagaggtttaatttatcttctagttttgtttttggtgatagagtattgcaataaagaagcaactctattttcaatttttgtattggcttgaggagtcgactctgtattaatctactgctccacctgcttttgattttctttattggaagagtctttaagataTAAGTTACGTAGCATAccagtttcataaaaaataacatctctgctaatcacaacttttctattttcaggacaccataacttaaacccttttacaccagctttataaccaagaaaaacacatttaatggatctcgattccaattttccattatcaacatgagcatatgcaggacacccaaagatctctaaatcagaataattaacaggattaccagaccatacctcttgtggagtctttttctcaatggccacagatggagatcggttgatacAAAACATGCAatagaggctgcttcggcccaaaataactttagtaagttggcatttgacaacatacatcgaaccttctccatgatcgttttgttcattcattctgcaacGCCATTTTGCTATAGAGTACGGCAAACTGTTAaatgtctcacgatcccttctgacttgcacaatgtattaaactcatcagaatagaactctaagccattgtctgtgcagaggtattttatttgttttctcgtctgtttttcaatcataattttccaagattTAAATGCGGAAAatacatcgcttttctgctttaggaagaatgtccaaacttttctggaaaaatcatcaataaaagttagcatataattagctccacctctcgaaggcactctggatggcccccacagatcagaatgaatatactccaacgttcccttcgtgttatggattcctttggtgaatcgaactctcttttgcttcccaaaaacacagtactcgcagaaattcagtttgcaaattccttacccatcaagaagtcctcttttgctcaattctgccgtgtcattctcactcatatgccctaggcgcatatgccaaagtttagtaatatcatcatttgaCAAGGAAAAGGAagtgacagctgcatcaccagtcacagtagaaccctacaaaacatataacttgataGTCTTTCTcagccctttcatcacaacaagggaacctttagaaatctttaaagcctactttcagctgtgtatttgtaccattttgaatcaagagtactcaacgaaattaaatttctcttcaattctggaatatgccatacgtcactaagtgttctgacaactccatcaaacatcttaactttaattgttccaacacctacgATTTTACACAaagtattatttcccatcaaaataacaccttcagacactgtttcgtaagttgtaaaccaatcccaattgggactcatgtggaaggtgcagcc
Protein-coding sequences here:
- the LOC107887619 gene encoding purple acid phosphatase 3 gives rise to the protein MGSIGEKIEVDFIISTGDNFYDDGLRGVKDPAFHQSFSDIYTAPSLQKQWYIVLGNHDYRGNVEAQLSPMLRKMDTRWLCLRSFILIAGPQMAEIFFVDATPFVSNYFIDPKDHVYDWKGISPRLHYINNLLLEFESGLRESTAKWKIVVGQHTTKSAGHHGNTHELAIHLLPILQAYHVDLYISNTDSSIQFLTSGGGSKAWRGDVNNRWNPQKMKFYYDGQGFMSVEMTETDVDIKFYDVFGYAIYKWSTSKLISSAM